One genomic region from Gossypium hirsutum isolate 1008001.06 chromosome D13, Gossypium_hirsutum_v2.1, whole genome shotgun sequence encodes:
- the LOC107920818 gene encoding protein WVD2-like 1: MGRELTDVDMDGKPNGVVNSNGNLTVSEGSESNNYEVKECTAKNSVVDNGHEKQEALGVKSINFGTDIPEDQKCMDNDELSATASKPIGAGQAHHATSKTGANGTANVNSALSPATTKGSEPNSPITPLILRKPLQPYDRKHPDDEDNWSLTSSAASVRTARSRVTIGSAPTFRSAERAEKRREFYQKLEEKHRALEAERSQFEARTKEEQEAALKQLRKNMVVKANPVPDFYYEGPPRKVELKKLPLTRPKSPNFTRRKSCSDAVRSSQDEKAKACCQTHRRSLGNHTERSTTANEFKSKGRVSGQTSNGAGKAKERAKQVKEATKAAPTKIIEPSNANITVQS; this comes from the exons ATGGGGAGGGAACTCACGGATGTGGACATGGACGGTAAGCCAAATGGTGTGGTGAATTCAAATGGCAACCTAACAGTTTCAGAAGGCTCCGAGTCTAATAATTATGAGGTCAAGGAATGCACTGCAAAAAACTCGGTCGTGGACAATGGTCATGAGAAGCAAGAAGCGCTGGGTGTTAAAAGCATAAATTTTGGTACTGACATCCCTGAAGATCAGAAGTGCATGGACAATGACGAGCTTAGCGCGACTGCATCGAAACCCATTGGTGCTGGACAAGCTCACCATGCTACCTCTAAAACTGGTGCAAATGGCACCGCAAATGTCAACTCTGCACTCTCCCCTGCTACCACAAAGGGATCAGAG CCAAACTCTCCAATAACTCCTTTGATCTTGAGGAAGCCATTGCAACCTTATGACCGGAAGCATCCTGATGACGAAGATAACTGGTCCCTCACTTCCTC AGCTGCGTCTGTTCGAACTGCTAGATCGAGGGTAACTATTGGAAGTGCTCCTACTTTTAGAAGTGCTGAACGTGCTGAGAAACGGAGGGAG TTTTACCAAAAGTTGGAGGAAAAACACCGAGCTTTGGAGGCGGAGAGAAGCCAGTTTGAGGCCCGGACCAAG GAAGAGCAAGAAGCAGCACTTAAGCAGCTTAGAAAGAACATGGTTGTCAAAGCAAATCCAGTACCAGATTTCTACTATGAAGGACCTCCACGAAAGGTTGAACTGAAGAAG ctGCCATTGACTCGGCCAAAGTCACCAAATTTTACCCGGAGAAAGAGCTGCAGTGATGCAGTCCGCTCATCTCAAGACGAAAAGGCAAAAGCTTGCTGTCAGACTCACCGCCGCAGCCTAGGTAACCATACCGAACGATCCACTACTGCAAATGAGTTCAAAAGTAAAGGTCGGGTCAGTGGACAGACCAGTAATGGAGCTGGCAAGGCAAAAGAGCGAGCAAAACAGGTAAAAGAGGCAACGAAAGCTGCACCTACTAAAATCATTGAGCCGAGTAACGCTAACATCACtgttcaatcatga
- the LOC107920561 gene encoding histone H1, producing MASAVASVAKKKTAGSKKSKSAPSHPPFLEMISDAIVSLKERTGSSQYAIAKFIEEKYKQLPANFRKVLLVQTKKFVASGKLVKVKASFKLPSASAAAKKPAAVAKKPAAAKPKSAATTAASKSKPKATKTASKPKAKAKVGTPVKAKAKVAAKPKATTTKAKAKPAAKPTKVAKTAKKSSPGKKVKDPAKKTVAVKKPKSVKSPAKKAAPKKAKK from the exons ATGGCTTCCGCCGTTGCTTCCGTTGCGAAGAAGAAAACTGCTGGCTCTAAGAAGTCTAAATCAGCTCCTTCACATCCTCCATTTCTTGAG ATGATTTCAGATGCAATCGTTTCGTTGAAAGAGAGGACAGGGTCGAGCCAATATGCGATCGCGAAATTCATCGAAGAGAAGTATAAGCAATTACCGGCGAATTTCCGCAAAGTCTTACTTGTTCAGACGAAGAAGTTTGTTGCTTCTGGAAAGCTTGTCAAAGTAAAAGCCTCTTTTAAGCTGCCTTCGGCTTCTGCCGCAGCTAAGAAACCGGCCGCCGTAGCTAAGAAGCCTGCCGCCGCGAAGCCTAAATCTGCAGCTACCACTGCCGCCTCAAAGTCCAAGCCGAAGGCGACTAAAACCGCGTCGAAACCGAAAGCCAAAGCCAAAGTTGGAACGCCTGTGAAGGCAAAGGCTAAAGTTGCGGCGAAACCGAAGGCTACTACAACTAAGGCCAAAGCTAAACCAGCGGCTAAGCCAACTAAGGTAGCGAAGACGGCGAAGAAGAGTTCGCCAGGGAAGAAAGTAAAGGATCCAGCAAAGAAGACAGTCGCTGTCAAGAAGCCGAAGAGTGTTAAATCTCCGGCTAAGAAAGCGGCGCCAAAGAAGGCAAAGAAGTGA